The DNA segment ACGCATACTCTTGGAGACCTCCCGGTGTAACTTCTGAAAGATACGTCAGCTACCCAAAGGAAAAGTAATGCCGTCACAGCAAATTTCTTTATTATTAGTATGCAGCAATGGAAATAATGTTGAAAAATATAGAAATCTGAAACGCTCGTGGAACCACTGGAATTCCCTTAGGAACTACCTCGGGGTCCGGATACTGCAGTTGGAAAACCCAtgctacataagaaatagaagcaggagtcggccattcagcccctcaagcctactctgtCATTCGCTAAGATTatcgctgatcttctacctcaactccactttcctgcactgtccccatatcccttaatacccttaatattcaaaaatctattgatctccctcttgaatatactcaaagactgagcctccacagccgactggggtagagaatcccaaagattcaccatcctctgagtgaagaaatttctcctcatctcagtcctaaatagccaaccccttattctgagactgtgacccctggttctagactacccagccagaggaagcatcctccctgcatctatcctatcaagccctgtaagaattttgcatgtttcaatgagatcacctctcattcttctaaactctagaggatataggcctagtctactcaatctctcctcataggacaatccccctatcccaggaatcagtctggtgaaccttcattgcactccctctatggcaagtatatccttcctgaggtaaggagagcaaaactgtacagaatattccaggtgtgatctcaccagggtcctatataattgcagagctaggtcttggtccagtggcaaggattacccaagacgactgatgaccagctctgctgcacggactcagtgcgcgcacacatcgcagcttgtgtggtggctggtgtgcaacggccaccacacgttaaaaaaatccacgcacaggcatcttccacccttcaagatgtagttcgggataaggaatattaggtccttcattgaaatacctgtgaactttttggcgtggaagcaagtcatcctcgcttcgagggactgcctttgatgatgatgatatgattgcagtaaggcgtctttactcttcgactcaaatcctcttgtaataaaggccaacataccatttgctttttcaattgcttgttgtacctgcatgttaactgtagAATATGTACTCAGTAGAACAAGTAGACAAAGGAAGTCTTTGCTTGCCAGGCTTATATTCCCATTAAGAAGGTTGTTTTTCTTGTGCACTGTTGTTAAGCTGTCTGGTTTTTAATCTCTGTGTGTCTTTATACAGGTAAACTGCAGCGGAGAAGTTTCCCCAAAGCTGCTTTTGGGACACTGTTCTGGAGCAGTTGCAGGCAAACCTTTTGAGGTACAGATTTCACTTACAAAACAGCGCCACAGATATTGCTCAATTCTGGAACTTAGATACCGCAAGCGAGGCCTCAGTTTTGAAGGTTGCTTGAATTTAGTAGATAAGCAAGAGATAAGAGCAAGACTTATTCATACTTCCAAATTATTGCAGTCTCTGGGTTTCCCAAGTGACGCACAAGTGATGACCTTTTACAAGAACAATGAGAGTAAGCATGTGGCCACGTTTCACCTAATGGCCGATGGACACAAAATTTTAACTGATGGTGAATTATCAACTAAGCCTCATTTTGCATGGTACTGGGTGGGTTCCTATTTGAAGCCAGGGAATAACCCCGCTAATAATTCTGTGGAGATTAGAGGGTTAGTGAGACCAAAAGGCTGTGATTCAACAGCATCACTAAGGGCATCATCCAAAAATATGTTTATTAAGCTAAATGTTACTACAAAATGCACCGATTCCTATGGTGCTGAAATCAAATGGGCAcacaaagtcaggagtgtgagaagTAAAAGAGAAAAGAGATTTTCCTTCCAAGCGGCTGGAGAGGTAAAAGAGAACTTTTACACAGGTGGTTTTCAGCTGCAAAACAATGCGAATTATTTCAACACTAGTGCCAAACTTCTTGCCTTCAAGAACAAAGCTATATTAACCTGGACTATGAAGCAGAGAATGAGACGATTGAAATCCCTGGCAATTCCTGAAAGTATGCGAATGGAGGGTTTGGCATACTTCAGAAGCAATTCCATTGGAACAACCGCAAATATTATATTTGACGGAAAGCCCGTTGAACTAAAGCTGAAAGCCGTTTTGGGCAGAAGAAACAGATTGGACCTGCTCCTCCAACATGCTGTTCCTGCGTGGAGAAAGTCGGGGATAGCTGCCAGAAACAAGCTGATTGCAGCAGCTACACTTGGTAACAACATGGACGTCAGCCTACAAGCCATGGCAGGGCCCTGCAGAGTTATTGCAAGGGGCCAACTTAGCACGGGCATCTTTACGAAGTGGAACTTGGCAGTTGACAATCAATGTCCCTACTTTGAGGTAGAAAGAAATACGTGCCCAAATCGGTGCACTTGTTTCAATACTTTTCATTGCTCTTCTTTAGCTCTGGCCCTACATCTCAAAGCTGCGCTGAGCTAGTTCGCAAATCAGAACTAACTGGCTAAAACTGAagccgctgtgtgtgtgtatgtgtgtgtgcgtgtgtgttctgCAATTAAACATAAGATGCACCAAGGACATGCCAGTTATATTCACTCACGGAATGAAATCAATTCCCATACAGTTGTTGGATATAATTGTTACAGATCTCAAATCATTCTGATCAATGTTCGATAATTGGCTGATAAGTTATAGAAGAATTGCATCTTGCCGAATGTTGCTAATGCTATCAATGCTAGTGCTTGTAACACTGAAATTGGCAGTACAAGTACTGACACTCGAATGTGTAATTCTGATTCCATTAAAAGATCGATAAACTTCaaaggggagaaatttggttgcgtCTCTGTTGTGGCATTTAtcgaggcggagcggtacttttagcgccttgaaaaggtttgcgcctcccacccagaaatttgtcagaatcggtcgacgagctgacaggggcaataaatcagccactgcacaccagagctgggggggtgataacgaaaatgccggcgctaaatttaaccgagccattgtgcatgcgccgaactccgattcagatcccgggaaaagccgagtcttaaaggcacggcatagtaatgcacccattaaagttttcaaaatcactttttctcaagctacaaactcggaggctcatgtaccgtgctgtgtgtaaacattgcactgactgtgacctccaagggaagcgcttcctcatccctttaagtagccaccagttaacgactctataAGCCTgtacgactgtttttccagacgttcttGGCGGCCGCTAAGTGAGGTGGCAGCACCTAATTTTCCGACCGCTACGCAAGCGTGgacattgcaccaggaatacgtcatgatcagagtgatcatcagcagccaggcactactggttTGCACGCCCCGAgtttgagcctctaatgaatttctgGTCGTGGCGCTAAACGCTGTGCTCTCGGGCGGTAACCTCTTGCGCTCCCATTAATTTTTGGCCTGGGGCTTTAGACAACCGaaaaaaatccagccccaaatctCTGTGAAACTCTGTCATTTCAACATTCCTCAACAAACTGTTGATATGCGGAGATTTTAAAAGTGTGATCACATTCTCCTGATATCTGCTGCTGATTTCTGCATTATCAGGAAGTATTGTTTTTATACTTGCGTGCATCAAATTGGATTTTTAAAAGGTAGATGTTCATTTCATCAGCACCTATCTGTTCGAGATGACTGCCTGCCTTGGTTTGGATTTCTGATGCAATCTTAACCTGACCCTCCCTCCTCTTTGCCCGCTTATACAGAAACCAGATTTGAAGTGTTGAAATTGCTGAGTCGCAGTCAAGTATTGGTTTGGATTTTCTGATTATAGAAATCTGTCGTCTTAACAGAAATCCAAACTGGGCTGATTTAAGTGCAATCACAGCTTGCCCTGATGCCAACTTTACGCTTTGTATTAGAATCCGCCCAGAGTCTGTATAATCTCCCAACATATACCATGATAAGTTTGCTCAATAAACGAACTAGTTGGATAAGTGTTTTTTTTTTCCTGTGCTTTCTGGAACCACTTTCCAACACTAGTATTAGTGTATGTATCAAACTGTTATTGATTCAGTTCGCTAACAATTCTCCAGTTGCTTGCCTTATTTGAGCACTATTCCTACTCTTTCTCACATTTTTGAGCCATCACACCAAAATTGTGAAGATTTTAATTCTGTAATGGATAACATCAATCAGTGTTGTCAGAAGTTTTGCCAAAATCCATTCAGATATGTGTCAAAGAAGGCTCAATTGTTCCTCGTGGGAAAGTGTGAGGATAAAGTTGCTTGTTCAGAAGATTATGGTTCCAGTATAGAACATAATTACTGTATTCGCTTCCGATCATAAAATTCATAAGATTTTTCAAGTTATTGAATTTGCTATGCAGCTTTTAAAAGCTGTATTTTTATATAGCTTTATAAAACTTGCAAAAATTAGACTCGTAGATTTCAATAAAACAAGTGTCTGTTTTCTTAATAAAGAGTTAAATTAACTTTTTTATCTCCCATTTTAGAGTTCAGTGCCAGCAAGATTCTTACTGAACGGCACAGTCAGAACAGACCGCCGTGAAGCAGACTTCACTGGCCAGCTCCAAATGGACGACAAATTTTCCCAGCTTGAATTACAGACTATATGGAGCCCAAATCCCAGCATCGACATTGGTTTCAGGCACTCTGTTCCTTTACTACTCACTGCGGGCATCCCAAAGGACAACCGGCTACTGATCCGAACGGGCAAAGGGACCAAACACGAGGCATCTGTCGAGTTTACCGTTGGCAAGTGTAGCCTCAGAGCGGTCGGTGATGTCAAAGTCCCTGGCAGTAGGAAGGAGGGAATAAGAACCGAGTGGTCAGCTTCTCTTATGAACAGATGTCTTACCCTTGAGGTATGGGTTAGGGCTAGTTTGGTGCCACCAGATTGCCTGTATTTCTGTGCATCTGATAGCCTGGTTTGTAGCCCCACCTGAGTATGAAGTATATTTGAAGTGGAACTTAGCTTTGTACACAAGAGAGAGCCCCTTTTAAAATTAATTTCCAAATAGTTGAAATTTACATTTTGAAATATATTTGAGGTTATATGTAAAGCGATCATTTCCAAGCAATCCTCCCTTTGTTATGCTTTTTTAACCAGTTCTACAAATCATGTGATTAATATAATGCATTTATTTATGGTTAAGAGGACATTTGATAGAGATGCTCAAAAACATGAAAGGTTTTACTCTTGAGGAGAAAcggcttccagtggcagaagggtcagtaaccaaaggacacagatttaaggtgatcggcaaaaaaaacaaaggggagatgaggaaacatttttacacagtgagttgttatgatctggaatgccctgcctgaaagggtggtggaagcagattcaacagtaacattcaaaagagaattggataactacttgtgGGGGACAAAAAacctggctatggggaaagagcaggggagtgggattaattggataactctaccaaagagctgtcacaggcacaataggccaaatggcctccttctgttctatatcattccatgattctatatcagAAAAGCTTTCGATATATACGCACAAATTACTGAGAAGTCTTAATAACAATTTCTGTGAGTAACAAAATCAACTAGTAGCAGCCCATAATGTGCTTTCTGTCTTCATCCctttgtctttttctttttctgACTCCTTTTGCTTCTCACATTGGTGGAAGAATTGTAAATCCTAAGTGTAGTGGCATCATAAACATGCATCTATAGTGTCACTACAAACAACAATCTGGGCAATCTCCTAGCTTTTAGTAGCTTGTGAACTTCAActcccaaatctctctgctcctccacagcttTAGAAAATACTCCGATATATCTTTCTTGCATCCCAAGTGGGTGATTTCCACACTTCCCCATGTTGTACTCCATTTGCTATAGTTTTGTCCACTCCGTTAATCTCCCTATGCCCTTTGTGGCATCCTGCTCCCATCTGCATTACTTACTATCCCTCCTAACTAGCTAACTACCTTTACCTTCATAGCAGATATTGAGGATCGGTGGGAGAGCACCTAATTTGCAAGGAATGGGTGTACCCGCATGACTGGGGCACCCACCTGCCCCCCCGACCTCACAGGAAATGCAGCCTCAGTCTGGACCTCCCTCCCTGGTAGGTCCTATTTCTGGCCATCAGGAGGCCAGTGTGCCTCTTCTCATCCAGCAGACCAGGCTCCAGACTTGTATCATTCCAAGGACGTAGGAACTCTTGAGGAGAGGAAGGTCCCATCCACTCAGCATCAGTGGTTTGTTTGGAACAGGCAAAGGTTCCACCCCTCCAAAGAAGTCCACAGGAAACTCCGATACGGGTCCGGGTGCATCTGGGTGCTGGTGAATTGTGAAGCCACTCAACTCCATTTAGTTATGGCAGGCATCTGCCAGAATGGTCAAGCTATTTAGGCCCCAACGTTTATTTGGAACTACAAGAAACATTTTTTGGCCAAATATGAAACAGGTTACAAAAACATAAACTTTCTGAGCCTGAAGGAAGTCAAATGCCTGAATAAATAGACCATTTCATATGTTGTAGATGCTGAGCTTTGAATGCATGCAAACCTGAAAGAACACTTTAATTAATTTTCCCACAGAGAGTGGGTGTTCCGCAGAATCTGGAGACCAGTGGCTCCTTGAATATCAACAGCTGTAACATTGCAATAAAAACAAATATGCTGAACGATGGTGAAACAGCCGAGTTTCATCTGGAGACATCTTGTGATCCCAAGTATGCAGTGCAGGGGGTTTTCAAGCACACCATTTCACAGCTGAGCGACCGAGGCCTTCCCAGTGAAAGTCGAATTGTCCTGTCTGCTGCAAAAGGAACAAAAATGGAAGGCTCTTTCCTGCTGGAATCTGGAAATTGCAAAGTCCGAGCCAATGGTAACTTAAATCCTGGAGCAAAAGCAGAGTGGATGTGGGTGACAGAAACAGATTGCCAGGTTCTACAGGTAGAACGGAGTTAAAATGAACTATTGAATAACCTCAGGAAATCCTTTGAAATGTTTTTACATAAAGCAATATTTAAGATATTCTAAAGCCCAATCACTATCGAGCAAATTTGTTTTTGTGGGTAGAAGTAGAAATCCAGTAAGTTAcacggtggtgggagtctggaactcattgtctgaaaggatggtagaggcagaaaccctcatcacatttaaaaagtacttggatgtgcacttaaagagccataatctacagggctacggacctagtgctggaaaatgggattagactgagtAGTtttttttcgaccggcacggacacgatgggctgaatggcctccttctgtgtcataatgttTCTGATTTATTCCGCATCTGTTGGACTCGAGGGCAGATTTAGAGTTGTCCGAATGTCCCATCTCCCACTCAAGGCCGATGACCCACCTCAGAATCCTAGCCATCAGATATTAAATGATACTGATTTGCTAGTGCCTCTGCCATGAGTCTTTGCTTCCTCTTGTTCTTATACTTACGGTCCTGATTAGACTAGATCTGAACAGGATTCCTGGTGCATCTCAATAGGCCGGTCACATTCCCCTCCGAACTGCGATTCAATGCATGAGAAAAATATAACTGAACCATAGAGCAGCACAAGTAATTAAAGACATATTTAT comes from the Pristiophorus japonicus isolate sPriJap1 chromosome 15, sPriJap1.hap1, whole genome shotgun sequence genome and includes:
- the LOC139281623 gene encoding uncharacterized protein, which codes for MERTFTGTPIYQLTTSLLHSVEELEKFGLPFSSIGSYHYQNLRNGYIANVHVRLEKHHLRAEIEQKSTARSGEIFLSFNHDIEALSKRIPATIQVNCSGEVSPKLLLGHCSGAVAGKPFESSVPARFLLNGTVRTDRREADFTGQLQMDDKFSQLELQTIWSPNPSIDIGFRHSVPLLLTAGIPKDNRLLIRTGKGTKHEASVEFTVGKCSLRAVGDVKVPGKSGCSAESGDQWLLEYQQL